From the Diospyros lotus cultivar Yz01 chromosome 13, ASM1463336v1, whole genome shotgun sequence genome, one window contains:
- the LOC127789279 gene encoding uncharacterized protein LOC127789279 → MISFRAIQGSFTLTRHGLFQPRGLSNKKNLMVLSVSKSSDSNSEDSQSQPPEGDARKQELLARIAMLQTQKVRLTDYLDERSAYLTQFAEEANAEFDQIGEDALKGLDEASARIMENIESRMQAFEESAESNKVEIEKNEKMLAEFEGQIDKDRNEGLFFKNLRETKPVEKAKAKEIEKIRELTVDSAGSRTRRNIYLVLIGLIAIGIVDSLLSPSAGWQKVAVLGVILVGLVSQLFFEQRLIAETERIEKQKGEHEKE, encoded by the exons atgatttCTTTCAGAGCAATTCAGGGCTCCTTCACACTTACTAGGCACGGTCTTTTCCAGCCAAGAGGGCTCTCCAACAAGAAGAACCTGATGGTGCTCTCAGTGTCCAAGTCAAGTGACTCCAATTCAGAGGACTCCCAGTCCCAGCCACCAGAAGGTGATGCTCGGAAACAGGAGCTGCTTGCAAGAATTGCAATGCTTCAAACCCAGAAAGTCCGCCTCACCGACTACTTAGACGAGCGATCCGCCTATTTAACGCAGTTCGCCGAAGAAGCCAACGCCGAGTTCGACCAGATTGGAGAAGATGCCCTCAAAGGACTTGATGAAGCCAGTGCCAGG ATAATGGAGAATATAGAGAGCCGGATGCAAGCATTCGAGGAGTCCGCAGAGTCGAACAAAGTTGAGAttgagaagaatgagaagatgTTGGCAGAGTTCGAAGGTCAGATTGACAAAGACCGGAATGAAGGCCTGTTCTTCAAAAATTTGAGGGAGACGAAGCCTGTTGAAAAAGCAAAAGCTAAGGAAATAGAGAAGATTAGGGAGCTCACAGTAGACAGTGCAGGATCAAGGACTAGGAGGAATATTTACCTTGTGTTGATCGGCTTGATAGCTATTGGCATTGTTGATTCCTTGCTATCTCCCTCAGCTGGATGGCAAAAGGTTGCGGTTCTTGGCGTCATCTTGGTGGGTCTGGTATCTCAACTCTTCTTCGAGCAGAGGTTAATAGCAGAAACTGAAAGGATAGAGAAGCAAAAGGGAGAGCATGAGAAAGAGTGA